The genomic region AGCAAATCCGTTTTCTGCCCTACCTTGAAAAGCAGCGACGGATTCACGTAGAAGCGGTTCGACGACACGCCCTGCCGGAAGCTGCGGGCGTTTTCGTAGGTGGCATTCACCCGATAGGCCACGTGCTCAGAGTTGTTCACAGCCCCGTATACATCTACAAACGGCTTGTAGAAATCGTAGCTGCCCACGCGCATCCCTACCTGCCCACCCTGCTGGAAACGAGGCTTTTTGGTAACCAGATTGATGATGCCGCCGGCCGCAACGTTGCCGTACAAAATGGCGTTGCTGCCCTTCATCACCTCGAAGCTTTCCAGGGCCGTGGCTTCCGGCAGGGCGCCGTTGTTGTAGCGCACACCGTTCTTAAAGGTATTGTTGCTCCCCATCGAGAAGCCCCGGCTGGCCAGCTCTTCCTGGGTGCCGCCGGTGGTGCCCATCACGTACACGCCGCTCACGTTGGCCAGCGCATCACTCACGCGCAGCACCTGCTGCTGCTCCAGCACCCGCTGGTCGATGGTGACAATGCTTTGAGGGAGATCCAGGGGGCGCACCGGCAGCTTGCCCGCGGCCACGGGCTTTTCATTGATAGTGCGGTTGCCCATCACGGTCACTTCCGAGAGCTGACGTTGGTCCTTCGCCAGCGTCAGTGGGGGTAGGGTAACCGCTTCACCCGCTTTTATTTGCACTGTCAGGAGTTGCGTAACGTAACCCACATGCGTCACGGCTACCGTCAGCCAACCGGCTGGTGCCTGCAAGCGAAAATTGCCCTCTGCATCGGTCGTAGTGCCCAGCGACGTGCCTTTCACCAGAACCGAAACCGATTCGGCCGCTTGCTCATCGGCTAGCTGTATGCGGCCAGTAAGCGTACCGGTTTCTTGCTGCACGTGGCGGGCTGCTGCATGTGATGTAGCCTGTGCCCAGGTAGTCAGCGGTAAGGAAAGACCAAAGAGTAAAGGAATGGAGAGGAAACGTGTTGCCATGCGTTATTTAGAGCGATTCAAAATATTGGCAAAGCACGTATTAAAATGGGGTTAAAACAAATAATCTGGCTTATTATTTTTATACATTCTAAATAGCCTTTGTACGGTTGCGCGTGCATAGCTGCTTTTATGCCTTGCTAGGCTGTGTGGACAGTAAGTAAAAAGAACGTCCTGCTGAGCGCGGCCGAAGCACCTCTACCGCTTTGTTGGCCCGAAATCATTCGGTAGGGATGCTTCGGCTGCGCTCAGCAGGACGTCTCCAAAGCGTTGGAATTCCTTTTCATTACTGTCCATAAACTCTAATGCGCACCGGGATGATTTACAACCTATAGGTATATAATTTATAATTTGTCTAAATTGCCAGCGGTTCTTCTGTATTCATTCCTTACTCTTCATTCCTTCCTGTGAAAACTGAGAAAAATGGTTACACGCTACGCAAGTTTATCCTGGACATTCACTTATGGCTGGGGGTAGGTAGTGGCCTTATCCTATTTATTGTATGCCTGAGCGGTACTCTATATACCTTCCGCAATGAGATTGTGCAGGCCGTGGAGGCGCAGGCCTACCACGTAACACCGCCTGCCACTGGGCAACCGCTGCCAGCCGCTACCCTGGTGAGCAGGCTAGAGCAGGCCTACCCGGCCAGCAAAGTGGTGGGCCTGGGAATTCCCGCCGACGCCGAGCGGGCCTGGACCTTTTCCCTCACCACCAGAGAAGCCCTGGCGCGTCAGCTGGCCGAGGAAAAAGCCGAGCAGCAAGCCGGTGGTAAGCCCGGTGGCGAAGGCCATAAACGGGGTGGCAAGGAAGGCCGCGGCGGCAAAGGCGGCAAGCGTGGCAACCAGGACTCGCAAACACTGCTCGTGAATCCCTACACGGCTGCTGTGCAGGGCAACACCGAAACGGGTGTGTCGGAGTTCTTTCGGAGCGTGATGGGCCTGCACCGCTGGCTGCTGATCGAAGGAGGGGTAGGGCAACTGCTAGTAGGCAGCGCCACACTCATTTTTATCGTGTTGCAGCTAACCGGGTTGGCGCTGTGGGCACCGGCCAAGCTGAAGCAATGGAGCAAGTGGAAGATGTGGCGGCCTGGTTTCGTGATTAAGACCAATGCCAGCCCTAAGCGCCTCAACCACGACCTACATAATACGCTGGGGTTCTACGCGCTGGGGCTGCTTACGGTGATGTCGCTGACGGGCCTATGCTGGTCGTTTGAGTGGTACCGCGACGGGCTCAGCAGCGTATTGGGTGCTAAAGTATTCGGCGGGCGGGGCGAAAAGCCGCTACCCTCTGCCGTACCGGCCACCACGGGCCAAACCCTCTCCGCCGACGACTACCTGGCTCTGGCCAACCGCCAGCTGGCCTACCCCGGTGATGTGCGCCTAAACCTGCCCAAGGGCCCGGAAGGCTCAGCCAGCGTGCAGAAAACCAAAACGGGCTTCTTTGCCCTGGCTGGCACCGACCGCCTCACGCTGGACCAGTACAGCGGCGCCGTACTCAAGGCCGATATCTTCGCCGCTAAGCCCTTCAACGAGCAGCTAACTAGCCTCATCAAGCCCCTGCACACGGGCGAAGTAGCAGGTACATTCTCCAAGATTCTCTACTTTCTGGCTTGCCTGATAGCCACCAGCCTACCCATTACGGGGGTGATTATCTGGCTGAACAAACGGCAGAAAAGCAACCGGCGCCCGGCCCGGCGGGCGGCAGCGCCTGAGGCAATTGCCCGGCCAGCCGCTGTGGGCCGACCGGCATAATAGTCCAGACTATTTGGTTTTAGGTTCGAGGAGGGCAACTACGGCAGCGTGGTTGCCCTCTTTAGCGTAGGCCAAGGCCGTTTTGCCTTCCTCGTCTTTGGCTTTGGCGTCGGCGCCGTTGGTAAGCAGGAGTTGCACCATTTCGAGGTAACCCTTAGAAGCGGCGGCCATGAGGGGCGTCAGCTGAAACTTGTCGCCTTTGTTTACCTGGGCTTTGTGGTGCAGCAGGCTTTTAGCCACGTCCAAGTGGTTGTTGTCGGCGGCGATGAAGAGGTAGGAGGTAGGGAAGCCCGGTACCATCTCAACGGGGGCGTTGGCATCGGCTCCGCCTGTGAGAAGCGTTTGCACCTCGGCCGGCTTGTTTTTCAGTACGGCGGTGCGCAGGTCTTTGGCGGGCGTCTGGGCTAAGGCGGTACCAGTTATAAATACAAAAAAAGCAAGGATAAATAAACGCTTAGGCATATATAAAAAGCGAAAACCAGAAAGACGGGATGACAAAAGTACAACTTGCCTGTCAACTTTCTGGCCATAAATTCTACTCGCTTGCCGGCACCGCCGACGCCATAGCTGTTTGCCGGCCTATGCGCTGGGCCATGGTGCTGGCCACAATAATCTGGAGCGCGTGGTAGAGCATGAGCGGGAGTAGCAGCACGCCCGTTGCCGCCCCCGGAAACAGCAGACTAGCAAAGACACTACCATGCACCAACGATTTTTTGGAACCGCAAAAAACGGCCGTAATCCGGTCTTCGCGCGGGAAATTGAGTAGGCGCCCCAGCCCCCATACCAGCCCAAACACAGCAAAATACAGCGCTACCATACCCACGCTTAAGCCCACCACATCCCACAGCGCGTAGCTACTAAATACGCCTTCGGCAAAGGATTCGCAGAAAGCCGTGAAGACAATCAACAGAATAATAATCTGATCGGAGGTGCGCAGCAGCTTGCCGTTGCGCTCAGCAAAGGCCCCCAGCCAGCGGTTGAGGAGTACGCCGGCCGCCACCGGCACAATCACCTGCCCAACCAGATCCAGCACAAGGTCTTGCAGCGGAATGCCGGCGGCGCTGGTCTGCAGCACCAGCCCGGTAAGCAGCGGCGTGAGTACAATGCCCAGCAGCCCCGACAGGGTAGCGTTGAAAATAGCCGCCGGAATGTTGCCCTGCGCAATGCTCACCATCACGACCGAGGTAGACACAGTGCTGGGCAAAGCGCATAGAAAGAAGATGCTTTGCCAGAGCAGCGCGCCTTCTGCACCCGCAAAAAAGGGCCGCACGGCCAGCGCCAGCAATGGGAAAAGCGCAAACGTAGTGAGCTGCGTCACGAGGTGCAGTTGCCAGTTGCGCATGCCGGTTTTCAGCTTGGCGGGGCTCAGGCGTAGGCCGTAGGCAAAGAAGATAATGCTTACGCCTACCGTGGTGATGGTGTGCCAGGGTAGGGGGCTGGCGTCGCTGCCGGCACTCGGGAACAGGTAGGCGAGCAGCACTACTCCGCCCAGACCGAGCAAAAACCATTCGCTGGCAATGCGGGCTAGCAGGGTAGAGAAACCAGAGGAAGGGGTAGGCGCGGGAGCAGGTTCAGTCATGAAAAGGAAAGACTAGGATGCGCACAAAAGTACGACGGCTGCCAGGGGATGTTATTAGAATTCTATTAGATACGTGTTGGGCAGGGTAGCTTACGGCTGTATGCTATGCCTATGGCAACAGACAAGCATTGCGAGTCGGGCTATTAAAAGAAAGGTCCGAGGCGCTGACCTCGGACCTTTATAGGGTTATACGGATGCTACGTGCGCCGCCGGCTGCAACGCAAATGCTTCGGCCAGCAGCTCATACGAGCGGAGTCGGTCCTGGAAATCGTAGGTGATGGTAACGGCAATGATTTCCTCCACGCCGTAGTCAGCGGCCAGCTTTTCCAGCTGCATTTTCACCTGCAGGGGCGTGCCGCTCACCATGCGCTGGCGGTTGTATTCCAGGCGGGCGCGCTGGGCGGGGGCCAGGGGGTAGTCGCGCACGGTGGCGTAGGGCGGGGTAGGGCCGCGCGAGCCAGTCTCGAGCAGGGTCATTTGCAGGGCCAGAGTGTCTTCCAACTCCTGCGCTTTCTCCTCCGTGTCGGCGCAGAGCACGAAGATGGCCATGCTGGCTTCGGGGCGGGGTAGGCGCGCCGAGGGGCGGAACTTCTCGCGGTACTGCTGCACCGCCTCGGGGCCACCGTGGGGGTTGATGAAGTGCGCAAACGTGAAGGCCATGCTCAGATACGCCGCAAACAGGCCGCTTTGCCCGCTGCTGCTTAGCAGCCACAGCTCGGGTACGGTATCAATCAGCGGCGCGGCTTTGATCTTGGTCTGGATGGTTTCCGGGTCGGCGCGGTCGGTGAGGTAGCGGTCCAGGTCCATCAGTTGCTCGATGAAATCCTGCTCGTTGAACTGGTTGCTGGGGTTGAGCACCTGGGCCGTGAGGCGGTCGGCGCCGGGCGCCCGGCCAATGCCCAGGTCGATGCGGTTAGGGAACAGGCCTTCGAGCAGGCGGAAGTTTTCGGCCACCTTCAGGGCCGAGTAGTGCGGCAGCATCACCCCACCCGAGCCGATGCGGATGTGCTGGGTCTGGCCGGCCAGATGGGCCATCAGCACCTCGGGGGTAGTGCCGGCCAGCGACTCGGAGTTGTGGTGCTCCGACACCCAGAAACGGGTGTAGCCCAGGGCCTCGGCGTGCTGGGCCAACTGCACCGTTTCCAGCAGGGCCTGCCGCGCCGTGCCGCCCTGCCGCACCGGCGACTGGTCGAGCACGCTCAGACGGAGAGAAGAAGGCGTTTTCATCTGTATAGGTTCAAATTGATG from Hymenobacter aerilatus harbors:
- a CDS encoding PepSY-associated TM helix domain-containing protein, which translates into the protein MKTEKNGYTLRKFILDIHLWLGVGSGLILFIVCLSGTLYTFRNEIVQAVEAQAYHVTPPATGQPLPAATLVSRLEQAYPASKVVGLGIPADAERAWTFSLTTREALARQLAEEKAEQQAGGKPGGEGHKRGGKEGRGGKGGKRGNQDSQTLLVNPYTAAVQGNTETGVSEFFRSVMGLHRWLLIEGGVGQLLVGSATLIFIVLQLTGLALWAPAKLKQWSKWKMWRPGFVIKTNASPKRLNHDLHNTLGFYALGLLTVMSLTGLCWSFEWYRDGLSSVLGAKVFGGRGEKPLPSAVPATTGQTLSADDYLALANRQLAYPGDVRLNLPKGPEGSASVQKTKTGFFALAGTDRLTLDQYSGAVLKADIFAAKPFNEQLTSLIKPLHTGEVAGTFSKILYFLACLIATSLPITGVIIWLNKRQKSNRRPARRAAAPEAIARPAAVGRPA
- a CDS encoding ankyrin repeat domain-containing protein: MPKRLFILAFFVFITGTALAQTPAKDLRTAVLKNKPAEVQTLLTGGADANAPVEMVPGFPTSYLFIAADNNHLDVAKSLLHHKAQVNKGDKFQLTPLMAAASKGYLEMVQLLLTNGADAKAKDEEGKTALAYAKEGNHAAVVALLEPKTK
- a CDS encoding bile acid:sodium symporter family protein, with the protein product MTEPAPAPTPSSGFSTLLARIASEWFLLGLGGVVLLAYLFPSAGSDASPLPWHTITTVGVSIIFFAYGLRLSPAKLKTGMRNWQLHLVTQLTTFALFPLLALAVRPFFAGAEGALLWQSIFFLCALPSTVSTSVVMVSIAQGNIPAAIFNATLSGLLGIVLTPLLTGLVLQTSAAGIPLQDLVLDLVGQVIVPVAAGVLLNRWLGAFAERNGKLLRTSDQIIILLIVFTAFCESFAEGVFSSYALWDVVGLSVGMVALYFAVFGLVWGLGRLLNFPREDRITAVFCGSKKSLVHGSVFASLLFPGAATGVLLLPLMLYHALQIIVASTMAQRIGRQTAMASAVPASE
- a CDS encoding LLM class flavin-dependent oxidoreductase, with product MKTPSSLRLSVLDQSPVRQGGTARQALLETVQLAQHAEALGYTRFWVSEHHNSESLAGTTPEVLMAHLAGQTQHIRIGSGGVMLPHYSALKVAENFRLLEGLFPNRIDLGIGRAPGADRLTAQVLNPSNQFNEQDFIEQLMDLDRYLTDRADPETIQTKIKAAPLIDTVPELWLLSSSGQSGLFAAYLSMAFTFAHFINPHGGPEAVQQYREKFRPSARLPRPEASMAIFVLCADTEEKAQELEDTLALQMTLLETGSRGPTPPYATVRDYPLAPAQRARLEYNRQRMVSGTPLQVKMQLEKLAADYGVEEIIAVTITYDFQDRLRSYELLAEAFALQPAAHVASV